Proteins co-encoded in one Kribbella solani genomic window:
- the scpB gene encoding SMC-Scp complex subunit ScpB yields the protein MTNPDPTPAPATPDEAITSDDATASDEATTAGGEEYTSSVVTSAATATPTEVRDEGEGGASASSPDTAVVGDEQSVLPVGDEVVVDDDTMRRALEAILMVTDEPLPVLTLARAVGRPVGDVADALAGLAAEYTEQGRGFDLREVGGGWRYYTRADAAMYVERFVLDGQQARLTQAALETLAVVAYKQPVSRARVSAIRGVNVDGVMRTLVARGLVEEAGADTESQATLYRTSTYFLERMGMQSLDDLPELAPYLPEMDDIEEELAAQALPEAPADTEPEQTTEQPTLTPEDSSDDAGQDTEGDVSDRGIDGDLTEPSEQDALPEPDESAEQDEAVARDELAESDELAGRDVVSERDGVRDGG from the coding sequence GTGACCAACCCCGACCCCACCCCAGCCCCCGCCACCCCCGACGAAGCAATCACCTCGGACGACGCGACCGCCTCCGACGAGGCAACCACCGCTGGCGGCGAGGAGTACACCTCGTCGGTCGTCACCTCCGCCGCGACCGCGACGCCAACCGAAGTACGCGACGAGGGGGAAGGCGGCGCCTCCGCCTCGTCTCCGGACACCGCGGTTGTCGGTGATGAGCAGAGCGTGTTGCCGGTGGGGGATGAGGTTGTTGTTGATGACGACACGATGCGGCGGGCGCTTGAGGCCATTTTGATGGTGACGGACGAGCCGTTGCCGGTGCTGACGTTGGCGCGGGCGGTGGGGCGGCCGGTTGGTGATGTCGCGGACGCGCTGGCGGGGCTGGCGGCCGAGTACACCGAGCAGGGGCGCGGGTTCGACCTGCGTGAGGTGGGCGGCGGCTGGCGGTACTACACCCGCGCCGACGCCGCCATGTACGTCGAACGCTTCGTCCTGGACGGACAGCAGGCGCGGCTGACCCAGGCGGCGCTGGAGACGCTCGCGGTGGTCGCGTACAAGCAGCCGGTCAGTCGTGCGCGGGTCTCCGCGATCCGTGGGGTGAACGTCGACGGCGTGATGCGTACGCTCGTCGCGCGTGGTCTGGTCGAAGAGGCCGGCGCCGACACGGAATCCCAGGCGACCCTGTACCGGACCAGCACGTACTTCCTTGAGCGGATGGGGATGCAGTCCCTGGACGATCTGCCGGAGCTGGCGCCGTACTTGCCTGAAATGGACGACATAGAAGAGGAACTGGCGGCGCAGGCACTACCTGAAGCTCCCGCGGACACCGAACCGGAGCAGACAACCGAACAACCCACTCTCACCCCCGAAGACAGCTCGGACGATGCCGGGCAGGACACCGAAGGTGACGTGAGTGACCGGGGGATCGACGGAGACCTGACCGAGCCGTCGGAGCAGGATGCACTGCCTGAGCCGGACGAGTCGGCTGAGCAGGACGAGGCGGTTGCGCGGGATGAGTTGGCTGAGTCGGATGAGTTGGCTGGGCGGGATGTTGTGAGTGAGCGGGATGGGGTGCGGGATGGGGGATGA
- a CDS encoding segregation and condensation protein A, whose amino-acid sequence MTVSSDPPAGAEELPAVAEGKGFSVHLVNFEGPFDLLLQLISKHKLDITEIALSVITDDFIAHIKALGSEWDLDQTSEFLLIAATLLDLKAARLLPKGEVEDDEDLALLEARDLLFARLLQYRAFKQIAALVKDRMEHESRRFPRAVGVEPRFAELLPEVLLGIDPAGLAALAAKAMAPKNDVPAGVSLAHLHAPAVTVREQAEVIIDRLRRQRSATFRSLVADSPDTVTTVCRFLALLELFREAAVSFDQVTPLGELTIRWTGTDEGAIAVSDEFDELLKPADESGEAPRVQDDPDFLEAGESHTDPDETAPEDFTPGTSDPTNSNPDNPDTADQ is encoded by the coding sequence GTGACGGTGTCCTCGGACCCGCCCGCCGGCGCCGAGGAGCTCCCGGCGGTTGCCGAGGGCAAGGGATTCAGTGTCCATCTGGTCAACTTCGAGGGCCCGTTCGACCTGCTGCTGCAGCTGATCAGCAAACACAAGCTGGACATCACCGAGATCGCGCTGTCGGTCATCACCGACGACTTCATCGCGCACATCAAGGCGCTCGGCTCCGAGTGGGACCTCGACCAGACGTCGGAGTTCCTGCTGATCGCGGCGACGCTGCTCGACCTGAAGGCGGCGCGGCTGCTGCCCAAGGGCGAGGTCGAGGACGACGAGGACCTGGCGTTGCTGGAGGCGCGCGACCTGCTGTTCGCGCGGCTGCTGCAGTACCGGGCGTTCAAGCAGATCGCGGCGCTGGTCAAGGATCGGATGGAGCACGAGTCGCGGCGGTTCCCGCGCGCGGTCGGGGTGGAGCCGCGGTTCGCGGAGCTACTGCCGGAGGTGCTGCTCGGGATCGATCCGGCCGGGCTGGCGGCGTTGGCGGCGAAGGCGATGGCGCCCAAGAACGACGTACCCGCCGGGGTGTCGCTGGCGCACCTGCACGCGCCGGCCGTCACGGTCCGCGAACAGGCGGAGGTGATCATCGACCGGCTCCGCCGCCAGCGCAGCGCGACCTTCCGCTCGCTCGTCGCCGACTCACCCGACACCGTCACGACTGTCTGCCGGTTCCTGGCGCTGCTCGAGCTGTTCCGCGAGGCGGCGGTGTCGTTCGACCAGGTGACTCCGCTGGGTGAGCTGACGATCCGCTGGACCGGCACCGACGAAGGCGCGATCGCGGTGAGCGACGAATTCGACGAGCTCCTCAAACCGGCGGACGAGTCCGGCGAGGCCCCGCGGGTCCAGGACGACCCCGACTTCCTGGAGGCCGGCGAAAGCCACACCGACCCCGACGAGACCGCCCCAGAAGACTTCACCCCAGGCACGTCTGACCCGACCAACTCCAACCCGGACAACCCCGATACGGCGGACCAGTGA
- a CDS encoding IS30 family transposase: MPMRYPYGVRDEFFALVGGGWSVQSAASAVGVSWDTGSLWWRTSGLVEPSLRQNRAGGLPGSVPAAVPGGVAGTRARRPLTSEDRAVIAVLLRQGLSYAGIGEAIGRDKSVIWREVARNRGRDGSYWAPVAHRAAHERRRRPKEFKLAADPGLCARITGWMDTGWSPGLIAAVLRRDHPGDSAQERMARVSHETIYQALYVQTRGQLRQDLHRQLSLRRTARKPRGGDHRQARNPYREAFTISQRPAEATDRAVPGHWEGDLIIGTGNRSAVGTLVERTTRFTILLHLPGQHDADTVAETMITQMRTLPDHLRRSLTWDRGRELAAYRRIQLDLNMPVYFCDPHSPWQRGTNENTNRLLRFWLTKGTDLSTHTAASLDQIATTLNQRPRPTLNLKTPAQALAELLVA; this comes from the coding sequence ATGCCGATGAGGTATCCGTACGGAGTGCGGGATGAGTTTTTCGCGCTGGTGGGTGGTGGGTGGTCGGTGCAGTCAGCGGCGTCGGCGGTCGGCGTGTCGTGGGATACGGGTTCGTTGTGGTGGCGAACATCGGGGCTTGTGGAGCCATCGTTGCGGCAGAACAGAGCTGGTGGGTTGCCGGGCAGCGTGCCAGCAGCAGTCCCGGGTGGGGTCGCGGGGACGCGAGCTCGGCGGCCGTTGACCAGTGAGGACCGGGCGGTGATCGCTGTGCTGTTACGGCAGGGGTTGTCGTATGCCGGGATCGGTGAGGCGATCGGGCGGGACAAGTCGGTGATCTGGCGTGAGGTGGCCCGCAATCGCGGCCGGGACGGGTCCTATTGGGCGCCGGTGGCTCACCGTGCCGCTCATGAGCGGCGGCGCCGGCCCAAGGAGTTCAAGCTGGCCGCCGATCCGGGGCTGTGCGCCCGGATCACCGGCTGGATGGACACCGGCTGGTCCCCGGGCCTGATCGCGGCAGTACTGCGCCGTGATCACCCCGGCGACAGCGCGCAGGAGAGGATGGCTCGTGTGTCGCACGAAACCATCTACCAAGCGCTGTATGTGCAGACCCGCGGCCAGCTGCGACAAGACCTGCACCGGCAGTTGAGCCTGCGCCGCACGGCCCGCAAACCCCGCGGCGGCGACCATCGCCAGGCCCGAAACCCGTACCGGGAAGCGTTCACGATCAGTCAACGCCCCGCCGAGGCCACCGACCGTGCCGTGCCCGGACATTGGGAAGGCGACCTGATCATCGGCACCGGCAACCGCTCCGCGGTCGGCACACTGGTCGAGCGCACCACCCGGTTCACCATCTTGCTGCACCTGCCCGGCCAGCACGACGCCGACACCGTGGCCGAGACCATGATCACCCAGATGCGCACCCTGCCCGACCACCTGCGCCGCTCCCTGACCTGGGACCGCGGACGCGAACTAGCCGCCTACCGGCGCATCCAGCTCGATCTGAACATGCCTGTCTACTTCTGCGACCCCCACTCCCCCTGGCAACGCGGCACCAACGAGAACACCAACCGGCTCCTGCGGTTCTGGCTCACCAAAGGCACAGACCTGTCCACCCACACCGCCGCCAGCCTCGACCAGATCGCCACCACCCTCAACCAACGACCCCGCCCTACACTCAACCTCAAAACCCCAGCCCAAGCACTGGCCGAACTACTCGTTGCTTAG
- a CDS encoding CHASE3 domain-containing protein, with translation MTVGFESRGGVARRVVTASGLLMVLVGSGFVVLLVSVQGLRASEQQAQHSGAVLTSANQVERMVSDLATGQRDFVITGQEKFLQPWRDAAAQLPAQTGTLEQLVADSPDQVARANQADQRITSYLRDYSLPVIEASRADPDSARTAAITADGTNRVAAIRSVLDTLISSEQKLSSSEQQNTDMIANRAVAAAVMGLAGTVVLVLGFAVYLTRAIVRPVRVTAEMANRLAAGDLAVRVPETGVGEIRTLERTFNTMAGSLGAASADLAASRARIVRSSDETRRQIERDLHDGIQQRLVSLTLDVRAIQAGSPNGQAEELDEVAKGLSATLDEVRELARGIHPAILSQGGIGPAVRMLARRSKVPVEVRIDVGTRLPAPIEAAAYYVVSEALTNAAKHADASVVHVVARLTTDRLVLSVRDDGIGGADPAKGSGLVGLDDRVAALGGTLVVESPSGEGTTLSVSLPITSS, from the coding sequence GTGACCGTCGGCTTCGAGTCGAGGGGTGGGGTCGCGCGGCGAGTGGTCACCGCGAGCGGACTGCTGATGGTGCTGGTCGGCTCCGGGTTCGTCGTGCTGCTGGTGTCCGTACAAGGGCTGCGCGCTTCGGAGCAACAGGCACAACACAGCGGAGCCGTACTGACCAGCGCGAACCAGGTGGAACGGATGGTGAGCGATCTGGCTACCGGGCAGCGTGACTTCGTCATCACCGGCCAGGAGAAGTTCCTGCAGCCCTGGCGTGACGCTGCCGCGCAACTGCCGGCACAGACCGGGACGCTGGAGCAACTGGTGGCCGACAGCCCCGACCAGGTCGCACGGGCGAACCAGGCCGACCAGCGCATCACCTCGTACCTGCGGGACTACTCGTTGCCCGTGATCGAAGCATCCCGAGCAGACCCGGACTCGGCTCGTACCGCGGCCATCACCGCGGACGGCACCAACCGGGTCGCGGCGATCCGGTCGGTACTGGACACCTTGATCAGCTCGGAGCAGAAGCTGTCCAGTTCCGAACAGCAGAACACCGACATGATCGCCAACCGGGCAGTGGCGGCAGCAGTGATGGGACTGGCCGGCACCGTCGTTCTCGTGCTCGGCTTCGCGGTCTACCTGACCCGCGCCATCGTCCGCCCGGTCCGTGTCACGGCCGAGATGGCGAACCGGCTGGCCGCTGGCGACCTCGCGGTCCGGGTACCCGAGACCGGCGTCGGCGAGATCCGCACGCTGGAGCGGACGTTCAACACGATGGCCGGTTCGCTCGGCGCCGCCAGTGCCGACCTGGCCGCGTCCCGGGCCCGCATCGTCCGGTCCTCCGACGAGACCCGCCGGCAGATCGAACGCGACCTGCACGACGGCATCCAGCAGCGGCTGGTCTCACTGACGCTGGACGTCCGCGCGATCCAGGCCGGCAGCCCGAACGGGCAGGCCGAGGAACTGGACGAGGTCGCCAAGGGCCTGTCCGCGACCCTGGACGAGGTCCGGGAACTTGCCCGCGGCATCCATCCGGCGATCCTGTCCCAGGGCGGGATCGGGCCGGCGGTGCGGATGCTCGCGCGCCGGTCCAAGGTGCCGGTCGAGGTCCGGATCGACGTCGGCACCCGGCTGCCGGCACCGATCGAGGCGGCCGCGTACTACGTCGTGTCCGAGGCACTCACCAACGCGGCAAAGCACGCCGACGCGTCCGTCGTCCACGTCGTTGCGCGTTTGACGACCGATCGGTTGGTGTTGTCCGTACGCGATGACGGGATCGGCGGCGCGGACCCGGCGAAGGGCTCCGGGCTGGTCGGACTGGACGACCGGGTGGCCGCGCTCGGCGGTACGCTGGTGGTCGAAAGCCCTTCTGGAGAAGGCACCACGCTGTCGGTCTCGTTGCCCATCACATCGTCGTAG
- a CDS encoding pseudouridine synthase: MGDEGRDAGVRLQKVLARAGVASRRNAELLIEEGRVEVDGRVVTEFGVRVDPEVAVIRVDGARIPPVSANVYLVLNKPRGVVTTMSDPQGRPCITDYVRDRPERLFHIGRLDTDTEGLLLLTNHGEFAHRLAHPSYEVSKTYVAEVDGNVKPAALRRLLDGVDLDDGPARADTVKVVSTVPGRTLIEMSLHEGRNRIVRRMFDAVGHPVKRLTRTAIGPVRRGNLHTGDLRALDPTELGQLLDLVDL; this comes from the coding sequence ATGGGGGATGAGGGGCGGGATGCCGGGGTTCGGTTGCAGAAGGTGTTGGCTCGGGCGGGGGTGGCTTCGCGGCGGAATGCGGAGTTGCTGATCGAGGAGGGGCGGGTCGAGGTCGACGGGCGGGTGGTGACCGAGTTCGGGGTGCGGGTCGACCCCGAGGTCGCGGTGATTCGCGTCGACGGGGCGCGGATTCCGCCGGTCAGCGCGAACGTTTACCTGGTACTCAACAAACCGCGCGGTGTCGTCACCACGATGTCCGATCCGCAGGGCCGGCCGTGCATCACCGACTATGTGCGGGACCGCCCGGAGCGGTTGTTCCACATCGGCCGGCTGGACACCGACACGGAAGGTCTGTTGCTGCTCACCAACCACGGTGAGTTCGCGCACCGGCTGGCGCATCCGTCGTACGAGGTGTCCAAGACGTACGTCGCCGAGGTGGACGGCAACGTGAAACCGGCCGCGCTGCGCCGCCTCCTGGACGGCGTCGACCTGGACGACGGTCCGGCCCGGGCAGACACGGTGAAGGTCGTCTCCACGGTCCCGGGGCGTACGTTGATCGAGATGTCCTTGCACGAGGGCCGGAACCGGATCGTACGCCGGATGTTCGACGCGGTCGGCCACCCGGTGAAGCGGCTCACCCGCACCGCGATCGGCCCAGTACGCCGCGGCAACCTCCACACCGGCGACCTCCGCGCCCTCGACCCGACCGAACTCGGCCAGCTCCTGGACCTGGTCGACCTCTGA
- a CDS encoding sugar ABC transporter substrate-binding protein → MRTSTRAVALTGTTLALIAGLVACSNSNNSSSSSGSSSAPPANTKVGILLPDTASSPRWVSADPNELRKQCTDNKLTCYIDNANGGATTMQSQAQALINQGVGVLLVTNLDSGSGKAIESLAKQHNVVTIDYDRLTTGGSAAYYVSYDNVKVGEDQGKALTSCPQVAGKPAVGYVDIDGAPTDNNATLFAQGYNSVLSKQTGWTKLAEQTGNWDPATAQTVFTTMLGQHPSLGAVMVANDTMAQSVINVLKSQSLSGKVAVSGQDATAGGLDNVMEGTQCFTIYKPVAGEADVAIKLAGQILSGQKPTAPATIKDPTTGREVPSYLASPTVITKANVAQPVKDGYETAASVCPTPALQKLCTENGIHTP, encoded by the coding sequence ATGCGAACATCAACCAGAGCAGTCGCGCTGACCGGGACCACGCTGGCGCTCATCGCCGGTCTTGTTGCCTGTAGCAACAGCAACAACAGCTCGTCGTCGAGCGGCAGCAGTAGCGCGCCGCCGGCGAACACGAAGGTCGGCATCCTGCTTCCGGACACGGCGTCCTCGCCGCGCTGGGTCTCCGCCGACCCGAACGAGTTGCGCAAGCAGTGCACCGACAACAAGCTGACCTGCTACATCGACAACGCCAACGGCGGCGCGACCACCATGCAGTCGCAGGCCCAGGCGCTGATCAACCAGGGCGTCGGCGTCCTGCTGGTCACCAACCTGGACTCCGGCTCCGGCAAGGCGATCGAGTCGCTGGCGAAGCAACACAACGTCGTCACGATCGACTACGACCGGCTGACCACGGGCGGTTCGGCGGCGTACTACGTGTCGTACGACAACGTGAAGGTCGGCGAGGACCAGGGCAAGGCGCTGACGTCCTGTCCGCAGGTCGCGGGCAAGCCGGCGGTCGGGTACGTCGACATCGACGGCGCGCCGACCGACAACAACGCCACCCTGTTCGCGCAGGGGTACAACTCGGTGCTGTCGAAGCAGACCGGTTGGACCAAGCTCGCCGAGCAGACCGGCAACTGGGATCCGGCGACCGCGCAGACCGTGTTCACCACGATGCTGGGCCAGCACCCGAGCCTCGGCGCGGTGATGGTTGCCAACGACACCATGGCGCAGTCGGTGATCAACGTACTGAAGTCGCAGAGTCTGTCCGGCAAGGTGGCGGTGTCCGGGCAGGACGCCACGGCGGGCGGTCTGGACAACGTGATGGAGGGCACCCAGTGCTTCACCATCTACAAGCCGGTCGCCGGTGAGGCGGATGTCGCGATCAAGCTGGCGGGCCAGATCCTGTCCGGCCAGAAGCCGACCGCGCCGGCCACGATCAAGGACCCGACCACCGGGCGCGAGGTTCCTTCGTACCTGGCGTCGCCGACCGTGATCACCAAGGCGAACGTGGCCCAGCCGGTCAAGGACGGGTACGAGACGGCCGCGTCGGTGTGCCCGACTCCCGCACTGCAGAAGCTCTGCACCGAGAACGGTATCCACACCCCGTGA
- a CDS encoding ABC transporter permease subunit, translating to MNAVLAEKAPQPAPSALAEYLRDYVSRLRGGELGSAPAVVGLIVITAFFAIVHQGFLSAYNLEALVIQAAPIIVMAMGLVFVLLLGEIDLSAGTTGGLCSAIMAVLLLRHGWLWWPAMLAGLAAGLAIGFVMGWLRAKAGIPSFVITLATFLAFQGATLILVGGQGSVILPAGTPLINLENSFVPLWLGWTLLGVFVVGYAALKLSDARARRRTGLAATPVVVIVSKVIGVAVLGVAFTYEMGKNRNLITNAFFSSKAQGEPWVVVLLMLLFVVWHFVLSRTRYGRHVYAVGGNEEASRRGGVAVSRIRISVFVICSGMAAVSGLVAASLLQSVQSNAGAGNTLLLAVGAAVIGGTSLFGGRGRMIDAVLGGLVVAVIINGMSDLIQGSNSSGYEWVVTGAVLLLAAGFDAVVRRGKTA from the coding sequence GTGAACGCGGTCCTGGCCGAGAAGGCACCCCAACCGGCGCCGAGCGCGCTGGCCGAGTACCTGCGGGACTACGTCTCGCGGCTGCGTGGCGGTGAGCTCGGGTCGGCTCCGGCGGTGGTCGGGCTGATCGTGATCACGGCGTTCTTCGCGATCGTGCACCAGGGCTTCCTGAGCGCGTACAACCTCGAGGCGCTGGTGATCCAGGCGGCTCCGATCATCGTGATGGCGATGGGCCTGGTGTTCGTACTGCTGCTGGGCGAGATCGACCTGTCGGCGGGGACGACCGGTGGGTTGTGCTCGGCGATCATGGCGGTGTTGCTGTTGCGGCACGGCTGGCTGTGGTGGCCGGCGATGCTGGCCGGACTGGCCGCGGGACTGGCGATCGGGTTCGTGATGGGGTGGCTGCGCGCGAAGGCGGGTATCCCGTCGTTCGTGATCACGCTGGCCACGTTCCTCGCGTTCCAGGGCGCGACGCTGATCCTGGTCGGCGGTCAGGGGTCGGTGATCCTGCCGGCCGGGACTCCGCTGATCAACCTGGAGAACAGCTTCGTACCGTTGTGGCTGGGCTGGACCTTGCTGGGCGTGTTCGTGGTCGGGTACGCGGCGCTGAAACTGAGCGATGCGCGCGCCCGGAGGCGTACCGGACTGGCCGCGACGCCGGTCGTGGTGATCGTGTCGAAGGTGATCGGCGTGGCCGTACTCGGGGTCGCGTTCACGTACGAGATGGGGAAGAACCGGAACCTGATCACCAACGCGTTCTTCAGCAGCAAGGCACAGGGCGAGCCGTGGGTGGTCGTACTGCTGATGTTGTTGTTCGTGGTCTGGCATTTCGTGCTCAGCCGGACCCGGTACGGGCGGCACGTGTATGCCGTCGGGGGGAACGAGGAGGCGTCGCGGCGCGGCGGTGTCGCGGTCTCGCGGATCCGGATCTCGGTGTTCGTGATCTGCTCCGGGATGGCGGCCGTCTCCGGCCTCGTCGCGGCGTCCCTCCTGCAGTCGGTGCAGTCGAACGCGGGTGCCGGCAACACGCTGCTGCTGGCGGTCGGTGCCGCGGTGATCGGCGGTACGTCGCTGTTCGGCGGGCGTGGGCGGATGATCGACGCCGTACTCGGTGGCCTGGTGGTCGCGGTGATCATCAACGGGATGAGCGACCTGATCCAGGGTTCGAACTCGTCCGGCTACGAGTGGGTCGTCACCGGTGCCGTACTGCTGCTGGCCGCCGGATTCGACGCGGTGGTCCGGCGCGGGAAGACCGCCTGA
- a CDS encoding ATP-binding cassette domain-containing protein: MTILELRGVGKSFGPVVALRSVDFRAAAGDVTALVGDNGAGKSTLVKCIGGIHRIDEGEILVEGTAQHLHEPRDAAHLGIEIVHQDLALCDNLDVVGNMFLGRERIGRLHTLDENTMERMAGETLTSLSVRTVRSVRQKVASLSGGQRQTVAIAKSVLWSSKIVILDEPTAALGVAQTEHVLELVRRLADRGVAVVLVSHNMNDVMQVADSIAVLFLGRMATQVRRSDVTQTQVVELITSGRSGDLGLPGAESIGAPA, translated from the coding sequence GTGACGATCTTGGAGCTGCGCGGCGTCGGCAAGTCGTTCGGCCCGGTGGTGGCGCTGCGGTCGGTGGACTTCCGCGCCGCGGCCGGTGACGTGACCGCCCTGGTCGGGGACAACGGGGCGGGCAAGTCGACGCTGGTCAAGTGCATCGGCGGGATTCACCGGATCGACGAGGGCGAGATCCTGGTCGAAGGGACGGCGCAACATCTGCACGAACCGCGGGACGCGGCGCACCTCGGGATCGAGATCGTGCACCAGGACCTGGCGCTCTGCGACAACTTGGATGTCGTCGGCAACATGTTCCTCGGCCGCGAACGGATCGGCCGGCTGCATACGCTGGACGAGAACACGATGGAGCGGATGGCCGGTGAGACGCTGACCTCGCTGTCGGTCCGGACGGTCCGATCGGTCCGGCAGAAGGTGGCCAGCCTGTCCGGTGGTCAGCGGCAGACGGTGGCGATCGCGAAGTCGGTGCTGTGGAGCTCGAAGATCGTGATCCTGGACGAGCCGACCGCGGCGCTCGGGGTGGCGCAGACCGAGCACGTACTGGAGCTGGTGCGGCGGCTCGCCGATCGTGGCGTGGCGGTGGTCCTGGTGTCGCACAACATGAACGACGTCATGCAGGTCGCCGACTCGATCGCCGTCCTGTTCCTGGGCCGGATGGCGACCCAGGTACGGCGGTCCGACGTGACCCAGACGCAGGTCGTCGAGCTGATCACCTCCGGCCGGTCGGGTGACCTCGGTCTGCCGGGGGCCGAGTCGATCGGAGCACCGGCGTGA
- a CDS encoding APC family permease, with translation MAISAAQPSAQQSRPGLKRDIGFVGLIWASEGSIIGSGWLFGAQGALATAGPAAIISWVIGGVAITILALTHAELGGMYPVSGGTARFPHYAFGGAAGASFGWFSWLQAATVAPIEVLAMITYGQHYSFGKHWLVTKNGQHVLTGSGIVVAVVLMAVITAINFLSIRLLARTNSVATWWKVGIPLLTIFVLAIAQFHGSNFTAADGFNPYGAKGILSAVSTSGIIFAMLGFEQADQLAGESSNPKRDIPRAVIGSIVIGAIIYILLQVVFLAALPADQVKGTWATAAFTTLTGPFAQVATLASLGWLATILYLDAIISPGGTGLIYITGSSRVSYGLSRNGYVPSVFERTNSRGVPWVGLIAAFVIGCVCFLPFPSWRSLVGLITSASVLMYAGAPLSLGVFRNRLPGAHRPYRLPGANWMSPLAFVVANLLILWSGWDTDWKLGIAILIGYVILIGNRVFKMNPITPQLDLRAAQWLPVYLVGMGLIVYLSDFGPLKHPWFPLWWDMLAVAVFSLVIYFWALSVALPAERIQSMIDQVVVPEEADLRQA, from the coding sequence ATGGCCATTTCCGCTGCACAACCCTCCGCACAGCAGAGCCGGCCCGGGCTGAAGCGCGACATCGGATTCGTCGGGCTGATCTGGGCGTCGGAGGGATCGATCATCGGCTCCGGCTGGTTGTTCGGCGCGCAGGGCGCCCTGGCGACCGCAGGACCCGCGGCGATCATCTCGTGGGTCATCGGTGGTGTCGCGATCACCATCCTGGCACTGACACACGCCGAGCTGGGCGGGATGTACCCGGTCTCCGGCGGCACCGCGCGCTTCCCGCACTACGCGTTCGGCGGTGCGGCCGGCGCCTCGTTCGGCTGGTTCTCCTGGCTGCAGGCCGCGACCGTCGCGCCGATCGAGGTGCTCGCGATGATCACCTACGGCCAGCACTACTCGTTCGGCAAACACTGGCTGGTGACCAAGAACGGCCAGCACGTACTGACCGGCAGCGGCATCGTCGTCGCGGTCGTCCTGATGGCGGTCATCACCGCGATCAACTTCCTCAGCATCCGGCTGCTGGCCCGGACGAACAGCGTGGCGACCTGGTGGAAGGTGGGCATTCCCCTGCTGACCATCTTCGTGCTGGCGATCGCGCAGTTCCACGGCAGCAACTTCACCGCGGCCGACGGTTTCAACCCGTACGGCGCCAAAGGCATCCTGTCCGCGGTGTCCACCAGCGGCATCATCTTCGCCATGCTGGGGTTCGAGCAGGCCGACCAGCTGGCCGGTGAGAGCAGCAACCCGAAGCGCGACATCCCGCGGGCGGTGATCGGGTCGATCGTGATCGGCGCGATCATCTACATCCTGCTGCAGGTCGTGTTCCTCGCCGCGCTGCCGGCCGACCAGGTCAAGGGCACCTGGGCGACCGCGGCGTTCACCACGCTGACCGGTCCGTTCGCACAGGTCGCGACGCTGGCAAGTCTCGGCTGGCTGGCGACGATCCTGTACCTGGACGCGATCATCTCGCCAGGTGGTACCGGCCTGATCTACATCACGGGCAGTTCGCGGGTCTCGTACGGGCTGAGCCGCAACGGGTACGTCCCGTCGGTCTTCGAGCGGACGAACAGCCGCGGCGTACCGTGGGTCGGGCTGATCGCCGCGTTCGTCATCGGCTGTGTCTGCTTCCTGCCGTTCCCGAGCTGGCGGTCGCTGGTCGGGTTGATCACCAGCGCGAGCGTCCTGATGTACGCCGGGGCGCCGCTGTCCCTCGGCGTGTTCCGGAACCGGCTGCCCGGCGCGCACCGCCCGTACCGGCTGCCCGGCGCGAACTGGATGTCGCCGCTGGCGTTCGTCGTCGCCAACCTGCTGATCCTGTGGTCCGGCTGGGACACCGACTGGAAGCTCGGCATCGCGATCCTGATCGGGTACGTCATCCTGATCGGCAACCGGGTGTTCAAGATGAACCCGATCACCCCGCAACTCGACCTCCGCGCCGCGCAGTGGCTGCCGGTGTACCTGGTCGGGATGGGCCTGATCGTGTACCTGAGCGACTTCGGGCCGCTCAAGCACCCGTGGTTCCCGCTCTGGTGGGACATGCTCGCGGTAGCCGTCTTCAGCCTGGTCATCTACTTCTGGGCCTTGTCCGTCGCACTCCCGGCCGAACGCATCCAGTCGATGATCGACCAGGTCGTCGTCCCGGAGGAGGCCGATCTGCGGCAGGCGTAG
- a CDS encoding response regulator transcription factor yields the protein MRCVIVDDSRRFLNAARGLLVREGVTVVGTATSTAEATDLVEHLRPDVVLVDIDLGGESGFELITRLRASGTSAPMILISSHAEQDYADLIAASPAIGFVAKTSLSAGAIRRLLTNG from the coding sequence ATGCGGTGCGTGATCGTCGACGACAGCCGGCGCTTCCTGAACGCGGCACGCGGGCTGCTGGTACGCGAAGGCGTGACGGTGGTCGGTACGGCGACCAGTACCGCCGAGGCGACCGACCTGGTCGAGCACCTGCGGCCGGACGTCGTCCTCGTCGACATCGACCTCGGCGGTGAGAGCGGTTTCGAGCTGATCACCAGGTTGCGCGCGTCCGGTACGTCGGCGCCGATGATCCTGATCTCCAGCCACGCCGAGCAGGACTACGCGGACCTGATCGCCGCCAGCCCCGCCATCGGTTTCGTCGCCAAGACAAGCCTGTCCGCCGGGGCCATCCGCCGACTGCTCACGAACGGCTGA